Proteins encoded within one genomic window of Timaviella obliquedivisa GSE-PSE-MK23-08B:
- a CDS encoding GAF domain-containing protein — translation MCDRTEWEYGESWITDAACPVLELSPAWCVSTDLDMRHAIPWMQFQVCSKSFVLRPGEGLPGRVWRSQQPEWLENVSAQSEAYFLRHQIAKALSVKAGFGMPVMVNSQVLAVVVFFMSKERSLDATLIEQTKAVVENFQHEYLTNVLI, via the coding sequence GTGTGCGACAGAACAGAATGGGAATATGGTGAATCTTGGATTACTGATGCGGCTTGCCCAGTTTTAGAACTGAGTCCTGCTTGGTGCGTGAGTACTGATTTAGATATGAGGCACGCCATTCCCTGGATGCAGTTTCAAGTTTGTAGTAAATCGTTTGTGTTGCGTCCTGGCGAAGGGTTACCGGGGCGCGTCTGGCGATCGCAACAACCTGAATGGTTAGAGAATGTTTCAGCACAGTCAGAAGCATATTTCTTACGGCATCAAATAGCAAAAGCACTGAGCGTTAAGGCTGGGTTTGGAATGCCAGTTATGGTCAATTCTCAAGTATTAGCAGTGGTTGTTTTTTTCATGTCTAAGGAGCGATCGCTCGATGCAACGCTAATCGAACAGACGAAGGCGGTTGTTGAAAATTTCCAACACGAATATTTAACCAATGTTCTGATTTGA